The following coding sequences are from one Rutidosis leptorrhynchoides isolate AG116_Rl617_1_P2 chromosome 11, CSIRO_AGI_Rlap_v1, whole genome shotgun sequence window:
- the LOC139874581 gene encoding LOW QUALITY PROTEIN: putative late blight resistance protein homolog R1A-10 (The sequence of the model RefSeq protein was modified relative to this genomic sequence to represent the inferred CDS: inserted 3 bases in 2 codons; deleted 4 bases in 3 codons; substituted 1 base at 1 genomic stop codon), whose translation MVVFKYEYIIQRFQDHIERDFSSNIADAAVVVEFMLGNLTRLLIKNSNLSNLSSSVKDQIDLLCNDLRLLAAFVKQTTEIRSQSVKYLLRKIRKKVYEAEDIXDVYIVNATDVKTQNXKKASPVQYDAKIIGIVREKFKGILVSVNMLNARESFGDKNVNLTRVKARLPLYTEQEDIKFSMEKEAEKVMGLLKRETEEREVITVVGMGGLGKTTVAGILYNDPSVVYRLLTSRIKEIGLHASKNNVYQIPFLNDDESWDLLKKNVFPKGARCSNELEDLGRRIXKKCYGSPLVIVVIAGILRKKDKTSNTWKRVDEKLETSVGSGYQEHCKEVLKLSYYHLPSDLKACFLYFGVFPQDFEVPVWKMIHIWVAEGLIRQTSDNTNAEELAEENLQDLVDRNLVLVEKRTSDGRIKTCRIYYMLHQLCVKQAEEENFFKKIKGGLKPSSNSFRRVSIRCWVKEYVSSDPNWSHEYTRSLLSYDDEEVSSDHKTPSFPGSFRLLRVVDVSSSITFESLHTFIPLVHLRYVALSGTYTIIPESVSNLWNLQTLILKTNNRNIKVRANLFKLLQLRHVYTNAASDLPTPSSKSLTGDDPSVNVNLRTMCNISPSSCTDVVLARTPNLQKLGVRWKLTSLLEHKQNDNCMFDNIAKLGHLQKLKLVNDTFPTPLSAAKLHGLPEWYKFPPKLKKLTMSRTMLDWEHMSVLAKLPGLEVLKLEHSAFVGKIWKTSDAGFVNLRVLHIGKTDLEQWDAVGHQFPQLQRVSLKFCERLVSMPSGLGDISTLELVEMTWTSHSAVAYVRAIQTNFKLLVFPPEQEM comes from the exons ATGGTTGTTTTCAAATACGAGTATATAATTCAGCGTTTTCAAGATCAT ATCGAGCGTGATTTTAGTAGTAATATTGCAGATGCAGCCGTGGTTGTGGAGTTCATGTTGGGTAATCTGACACGACTGCTAATCAAAAACTCCAATTTGTCCAATTTGTCATCAAGCGTCAAAGATCAAATCGATTTGTTATGCAATGACCTCCGTCTATTGGCAGCGTTCGTGAAGCAAACTACCGAGATACGGAGCCAGAGTGTCAAATATCTCCTCAGAAAAATTAGAAAGAAGGTCTATGAAGCCGAAGATATTTGAGATGTTTACATAGTCAACGCAACAGATGTTAAGACCCAGAA TAAGAAGGCGTCACCCGTTCAATATGACGCAAAGATAATCGGTATCGTTAGAGAAAAGTTCAAAGGTATATTGGTGAGTGTGAACATGTTGAATGCTAGGGAATCGTTTGGGGATAAGAATGTAAATTTAACCAGGGTAAAGGCTCGGCTTCCTCTCTATACGGAGCAGGAAGATATCAAATTTAGTATGGAGAAAGAAGCTGAAAAGGTGATGGGATTGCTCAAGCGGGAAACGGAAGAACGAGAGGTGATCACGGTTGTAGGTATGGGTGGATTAGGTAAAACAACGGTTGCTGGGATACTGTACAATGATCCATCCGTTGTGTATAGGT TGTTGACTAGTCGAATCAAGGAAATAGGTCTTCATGCCAGTAAGAACAATGTGTATCAAATTCCTTTTCTTAACGATGATGAGAGTTGGGATTTACTCAAGAAAAACGTCTTTCCG AAGGGGGCCCGTTGCTCTAATGAACTCGAGGATCTAGGGCGGAGAA GCAAAAAATGCTACGGGTCACCTCTTGTGATCGTCGTGATTGCTGGAATCCTTAGAAAAAAAGATAAAACGAGTAACACGTGGAAGAGAGTAGACGAAAAACTTGAGACGTCTGTAGGTTCAGGTTACCAAGAGCATTGCAAGGAGGTATTAAAACTTAGTTATTACCATTTACCTTCCGATTTGAAAGCTTGTTTCTTGTATTTTGGTGTTTTCCCACAAGATTTCGAGGTACCCGTGTGGAAAATGATCCATATTTGGGTTGCAGAGGGGCTTATTCGACAAACAAGTGACAACACTAATGCAGAAGAGTTGGCAGAGGAGAACTTGCAGGATCTTGTAGATCGGAACTTAGTTTTGGTTGAAAAGAGGACGTCTGATGGCAGGATTAAAACATGTCGAATCTATTATATGTTACATCAACTGTGCGTCAAACAAGCTGAAGAAGAAAactttttcaaaaagatcaaaggTGGTTTGAAACCTTCTTCGAATTCCTTTCGTCGTGTTTCTATCCGTTGTTGGGTTAAAGAATATGTTTCCTCAGACCCCAACTGGTCACACGAATATACCCGCTCCTTATTGAGCTATGACGATGAAGAGGTCAGTTCCGATCACAAAACACCATCCTTTCCTGGATCTTTTAGATTGCTTAGGGTTGTTGACGTTTCCTCGTCAATTACTTTCGAAAGTTTACATACATTTATACCACTCGTTCATTTGAGGTACGTTGCTCTGTCAGGCACATATACGATTATTCCTGAAAGTGTCTCCAACCTTTGGAACTTACAAACGCTTATTTTGAAGACAAACAACCGCAACATTAAGGTTCGAGCAAATCTCTTTAAGTTATTGCAGTTGAGGCATGTCTATACAAATGCAGCTAGTGATTTGCCAACTCCATCTTCGAAATCACTAACAGGAGATGATCCCTCGGTTAATGTAAACCTTAGAACCATGTGTAACATTTCACCAAGTAGTTGCACCGACGTGGTTTTAGCTCGGACGCCTAATCTACAAAAACTCGGGGTTCGTTGGAAATTGACGTCCCTTTTGGAacacaaacaaaacgacaattgtATGTTCGATAACATTGCAAAATTAGGCCACCTCCAGAAGTTAAAATTGGTGAACGACACGTTTCCAACCCCACTATCGGCTGCTAAGCTGCATGGTCTTCCTGAATGGTACAAGTTCCCTCCTAAGCTGAAGAAACTTACTATGTCCAGAACAATGCTTGACTGGGAGCACATGTCGGTTCTTGCAAAGTTGCCTGGCCTTGAGGTTCTTAAACTGGAACACAGTGCATTTGTAGGTAAAATTTGGAAAACATCAGATGCGGGTTTTGTAAAT TTAAGAGTTCTTCACATTGGTAAGACGGATTTGGAGCAATGGGATGCTGTTGGCCATCAGTTTCCTCAGCTTCAACGAGTTAGTTTGAAGTTTTGTGAACGGCTTGTTAGTATGCCTTCTGGTCTTGGGGACATATCGACGCTTGAGCTCGTGGAGATGACTTGGACTTCTCATTCTGCCGTTGCTTATGTTCGTGCGATTCAGACGAATTTTAAGCTTCTTGTCTTCCCTCCAGAGCAAGAGATGTAA
- the LOC139877472 gene encoding mediator of RNA polymerase II transcription subunit 6: MAETPMLPPNLGPGGDGNAAAAPPPPGTDMTGICFRDQLWLNTYPLDRNLVFDYFALSPFYDYTCNNEQLRMRSIHPLDISHLSKMAGIEFMVSDVTEPHLFVIRKQKRDGPEKVTPMLTYYVLDGSIYQAPQLCNVFAARVGRALYHISKAFTTAASKLEKVGYVDPENEGASVETKAAKENINFKEVKRVDHILASLQRKLPPAPQPPPFPEGYTPQSTTEGEQGPETELADPRLLPVDPILDQGPAKRMKFT; the protein is encoded by the exons ATGGCGGAGACACCCATGTTGCCACCGAACTTAGGACCTGGCGGTGATGGTAATGCGGCTGCAGCTCCACCGCCACCTGGAACAGACATGACCGGAATATGTTTTCGAGATCAGTTGTGGTTAAACACATATCCACTGGACCGTAATCTTGTCTTTGATTACTTTGCGCTTTCGCCTTTCTATGATTACACTTGCAATAATGAACAACTCAGGATGCGATCAATTCATCCGTTAGATATCTCCCATCTTTC TAAAATGGCAGGAATAGAGTTTATGGTGAGCGATGTTACGGAACCACACCTTTTTGTGATACGTAAACAAAAGAGGGATGGTCCTGAAAAAGTTACTCCGATGCTTACTTATTACGTGCTCGATGGTTCGATATACCAAGCACCACAACTTTGCAATGTCTTTGCGGCTCGGGTT GGACGAGCTTTATATCATATATCGAAGGCTTTTACTACTGCAGCCTCAAAGTTGGAGAAGGTTGGGTATG TGGACCCGGAGAATGAGGGCGCATCTGTTGAAACGAAGGCTGCCAAGGAAAATATCAACTTTAAAGAAGTTAAACGAGTAGATCACATTCTTGCCTCGTTGCAACGCAAG CTTCCGCCTGCACCTCAACCACCTCCTTTTCCAGAGGGTTACACACCGCAATCGACCACCGAAGGTGAGCAAGGCCCTGAAACCGAGCTAGCGGACCCTAGACTTCTGCCAGTGGACCCCATCCTTGACCAAGGTCCAGCCAAAAGAATGAAATTTACTTGA
- the LOC139877535 gene encoding phenylacetaldehyde synthase — MHTDKWDVNVYDTNTWPHCDYHIRSRQSFTKIISKMENVLNLKPMDAEQLREHGHKMVDFIADYYKNIESFPVLSQVEPGYLRKLLPDSAPVQPESLETVLQDVQTKILPGVTHWQSPDFYAYFPSNSSVAGFLGEMLSGGINMVGFSWITSPAATELEMIVLDWLANLLKLPSDFLSNGQGGGAIQGTASEALLVVLLAARDKVLREVGKDRLGKLVVYASDQTHSSLLKACQIAGIHPENCRALKTGPCNEYALSPESLTDAISHDVASGLIPLFLCATVGSTSSTAVDPLPALGKISKRYKIWFHVDAAYAGSACICPEYRHHLNGVEEADSFNMNCHKWLLTNFDCSALWIKDRNALIQSLSTNPEFLKNKASQGGTVVDYKDWQIPLGRRFRSLKLWMVLRLYGVENLQSYIRNHINLAKHFEFLVRQDPRFKIAATRTFSLVCFRLVPANKNEEYVNKVNRDLLDAVNSSGNIFISHTVLSGKYILRFAVGAPLTEERHVVAAWKVLQETASTLLQKS, encoded by the exons ATGCATACAGATAAGTGGGACGTGAACGTATATGATACAAACACTTGGCCCCATTGTGATTATCATATACGTTCACGTCAATCTTTCACTAAAATCATCAGCAAAAT GGAAAATGTGTTGAATCTTAAGCCAATGGATGCAGAGCAACTAAGAGAACATGGCCACAAAATGGTGGATTTCATTGCTGATTATTATAAGAACATTGAATCTTTCCCTGTTCTTAGCCAAGTTGAG CCAGGATATTTAAGGAAACTTCTTCCTGATTCTGCACCGGTGCAGCCTGAATCATTGGAAACAGTTCTTCAAG ATGTTCAAACGAAGATATTGCCAGGTGTCACCCACTGGCAAAGCCCGGATTTCTACGCCTATTTCCCATCCAATAGCAGTGTTGCAGGCTTTCTTGGAGAAATGCTTAGTGGAGGAATTAACATGGTCGGGTTTAGTTGGATAACGTCTCCGGCTGCTACCGAACTCGAAATGATCGTTCTTGATTGGCTCGCTAATTTACTCAAGCTTCCAagtgattttctttccaatg GCCAAGGTGGCGGTGCAATACAAGGGACTGCAAGTGAAGCCCTTCTTGTTGTGCTTTTGGCTGCTCGGGATAAGGTATTAAGAGAGGTTGGGAAAGATCGTCTTGGAAAACTCGTAGTCTATGCTTCTGATCAAACCCATTCTTCTTTACTCAAGGCATGCCAG ATAGCAGGAATTCATCCTGAAAATTGTAGGGCATTAAAAACAGGACCCTGCAATGAGTACGCTCTTTCTCCCGAATCACTCACTGATGCGATTTCACACGACGTTGCCTCTGGTTTAATCCCTCTTTTCCTTTGTGCGACA GTAGGTTCTACATCTTCAACAGCTGTCGATCCTTTGCCTGCACTTGGAAAAATTTCCAAG AGATATAAAATATGGTTTCATGTGGATGCTGCGTACGCCGGTAGCGCGTGTATTTGTCCCGAATACCGACATCATCTAAATGGTGTTGAAGAAGCCGACTCATTTAACATGAATTGCCACAAATGGCTCTTAACCAACTTCGATTGTTCTGCGTTGTGGATAAAG GACCGCAATGCCCTCATCCAGTCTCTGTCAACAAATCCCGAGTTCTTAAAGAATAAA GCGTCTCAAGGTGGTACAGTCGTAGATTATAAAGATTGGCAAATTCCTCTCGGTCGCAGATTCAG GTCTTTAAAACTGTGGATGGTATTAAGGCTTTATGGAGTTGAAAATCTTCAGTCTTATATAAGAAATCACATCAACTTGGCTAAACATTTTGAATTTCTTGTTCGTCAAGACCCAAGGTTTAAG ATCGCTGCTACGAGGACATTTTCGTTAGTTTGTTTTCGCCTTGTACCTGCCAACAAAAATGAAGAATATGTGAATAAAGTCAACCGCGACCTCTTGGATGCAGTCAACTCATCCGGGAATATCTTCATCTCTCATACA GTGCTATCGGGTAAATATATTTTAAGGTTTGCTGTAGGCGCTCCATTGACAGAAGAAAGGCACGTCGTTGCAGCTTGGAAGGTTCTTCAGGAAACGGCGTCtactcttttacagaaatcttag